In a single window of the Limnochorda sp. L945t genome:
- the frr gene encoding ribosome recycling factor — translation MKAVVQATRRELAAIRTGRASPALLERVVVDYHGAPVPLNQLASITAPEPRTLVVQPWDRSILKEVERAILKSDLGVTPTNDGNVVRLVLPQLTEERRRELVRLARKQAEEKRVTIRNVRRDVNEELKKWEKAKLVSEDDVHRAQQQVQQLTDRYIEEVDRVLESKEKEIMEV, via the coding sequence ATGAAAGCGGTCGTACAAGCCACCCGGCGGGAACTCGCAGCAATTCGCACCGGGAGGGCGTCGCCGGCTCTCTTGGAGCGGGTGGTGGTGGATTACCACGGTGCACCCGTGCCGCTCAACCAGCTCGCCTCCATCACGGCGCCGGAGCCGCGCACCCTGGTGGTGCAGCCGTGGGACCGTTCCATCCTCAAGGAGGTGGAGCGGGCCATCCTCAAGTCCGACCTGGGCGTGACCCCTACCAACGACGGTAACGTGGTGCGCCTGGTGCTGCCCCAGTTGACCGAGGAGCGGCGACGGGAGCTGGTGCGGCTGGCACGCAAGCAGGCCGAGGAGAAACGGGTGACCATCCGCAACGTCCGGCGCGACGTCAACGAAGAGCTCAAGAAGTGGGAAAAGGCGAAACTGGTGTCGGAAGACGACGTGCACCGGGCTCAGCAGCAGGTGCAGCAGCTCACCGACCGGTACATCGAGGAGGTCGACCGGGTCCTGGAGAGCAAAGAGAAGGAGATCATGGAGGTCTGA
- a CDS encoding phosphatidate cytidylyltransferase, which produces MFARRAVTAAAGAPILLVTLYAGGVWWALTLAIIAVWGSLELGDLFVAKGAGQPQRDVLILAGLAGVLLAPAMQHLAGTHWPRTLPLLLPTLVLGYAALRAWLRGASVLLEAAAAAFAFSYVGVLMGFWWLLRSHPELGWPYAMVVLVGTWATDIGAFAVGRLMGRHRLLPRVSPGKTWEGAIGGAVVGCAVVVWLGGKVAQMAGWMPVGLGAVTTVAAQLGDLAESALKRDANVKDSGWLLPGHGGILDRMDSVLTSGLAAYLFAILMARL; this is translated from the coding sequence GTGTTCGCCCGGCGAGCCGTGACGGCGGCGGCAGGCGCGCCCATCCTGCTGGTCACGCTGTACGCGGGTGGCGTTTGGTGGGCGCTGACGCTGGCCATCATTGCGGTATGGGGCTCGCTCGAGCTGGGCGATCTCTTCGTCGCGAAAGGCGCCGGACAGCCCCAGCGCGACGTCCTGATCCTGGCGGGGTTGGCGGGAGTCTTGCTGGCGCCGGCCATGCAACATCTCGCCGGCACGCACTGGCCCCGGACCCTGCCGCTGCTGCTGCCGACGCTCGTGCTGGGGTATGCGGCCTTGCGGGCATGGCTGCGCGGGGCGAGCGTGCTCCTGGAGGCCGCGGCGGCCGCCTTCGCCTTTTCGTACGTGGGGGTGCTCATGGGCTTTTGGTGGTTGCTGCGCAGCCATCCCGAGCTCGGTTGGCCGTACGCCATGGTGGTGCTGGTCGGGACCTGGGCGACCGACATCGGCGCCTTTGCGGTCGGGCGCCTGATGGGGCGCCACCGGCTGCTCCCCAGGGTGTCGCCGGGCAAGACGTGGGAGGGCGCCATCGGAGGGGCCGTCGTGGGGTGTGCCGTGGTGGTGTGGTTGGGCGGAAAGGTGGCGCAGATGGCCGGCTGGATGCCGGTGGGGTTGGGAGCGGTGACGACGGTGGCGGCCCAGCTCGGGGACCTTGCGGAGTCGGCGCTCAAGCGCGACGCTAACGTGAAAGATTCCGGTTGGCTTTTGCCGGGACACGGCGGTATCCTGGACCGGATGGACAGTGTCCTGACCAGCGGGCTCGCCGCTTATCTCTTTGCCATCCTGATGGCCAGGCTGTAG
- a CDS encoding flagellar brake protein, translated as MAAQEPPVALNDLVEVEVREGPMAGRYRTRVEGVAPGRLTLAVPMYRGAKVSIPVGSAVSVLVLKADPVRGARYQGETRVIERLEERQVPLVVLEMPRWQRIQLRSFLRVPVRVPVRWRRPVPPGSPGGAWGEAESRDLGGGGVLLWFRDGPWMDPGTALELALELPTGIVEAAGEVVRVVEPQQAEQEGREVAVKFTGILERDRDRIIAYLLRRQAEMRRMGLI; from the coding sequence GTGGCGGCGCAGGAACCACCGGTAGCACTCAACGATCTGGTGGAGGTCGAAGTGCGGGAGGGCCCCATGGCAGGGCGGTACCGGACCCGCGTGGAGGGGGTAGCCCCTGGCCGCCTGACGCTGGCGGTGCCGATGTACCGCGGGGCCAAAGTTTCCATTCCCGTCGGCTCGGCGGTGAGCGTGCTGGTGCTGAAGGCGGACCCCGTCCGGGGAGCGCGTTACCAGGGCGAGACCCGGGTGATCGAGCGGCTGGAGGAGCGACAGGTCCCCCTGGTGGTGTTGGAGATGCCCCGGTGGCAGCGCATCCAGCTCCGGAGCTTCCTGCGGGTCCCGGTGCGGGTGCCGGTGCGCTGGCGCAGGCCTGTCCCGCCCGGCAGTCCCGGCGGCGCCTGGGGAGAAGCGGAGAGCCGGGACCTGGGGGGTGGCGGCGTCCTGCTGTGGTTTCGCGACGGCCCGTGGATGGACCCCGGGACGGCGCTCGAGCTCGCCCTGGAGCTCCCCACGGGCATCGTCGAGGCTGCGGGTGAGGTGGTGCGGGTGGTGGAGCCGCAGCAGGCCGAGCAAGAAGGCCGCGAGGTGGCCGTCAAGTTCACGGGCATCCTGGAGCGGGACCGGGATCGCATCATTGCCTACTTGCTGCGCCGGCAGGCGGAGATGCGGCGCATGGGGCTCATCTGA
- a CDS encoding isoprenyl transferase — protein sequence MHDAGSVGSSAPRPHRMLARLADRVWLHLAESSWPWINVRSEEHRLLMELDPARIPRHVAIIMDGNGRWAQRRGLMRTAGHRAGVRSLKEAVRTCAKLGVEVLSVFAFSTENWQRPAAEVDMLMRLLTEVLREEIDEIDEAGVRVHAIGRLDGLPQDVVQQIRAAEARTRANRHMLLNVALNYGGRAEIVDAAVRLAQDVAAGKVSPETVDEESFSRYLYTAGLPDPDLLIRTGGEYRVSNFMLWQLAYSELWVTPVFWPDFRRVHLLQAIVDYQRRHRRFGKV from the coding sequence ATGCATGACGCCGGCTCCGTAGGCTCGTCGGCCCCGCGCCCCCACCGGATGCTGGCGCGGCTGGCCGACCGGGTCTGGCTGCACCTGGCCGAGAGCAGCTGGCCCTGGATCAACGTGCGCAGCGAAGAGCATCGCCTGCTGATGGAGCTGGACCCGGCGCGTATCCCACGGCACGTCGCCATCATCATGGATGGCAACGGACGGTGGGCGCAGCGCCGCGGGCTGATGCGGACCGCCGGCCACAGGGCCGGGGTGCGCAGCCTCAAGGAAGCGGTGCGTACCTGTGCGAAACTGGGCGTCGAGGTTTTGAGCGTCTTCGCTTTCTCCACGGAAAACTGGCAGCGTCCGGCCGCGGAAGTGGACATGTTGATGCGCCTGCTCACGGAGGTGCTCCGGGAAGAAATCGACGAGATCGACGAAGCGGGGGTGCGGGTTCACGCTATCGGCCGCCTGGATGGGTTGCCCCAGGACGTGGTCCAGCAGATTCGCGCAGCCGAGGCTCGCACCCGGGCCAATCGCCACATGCTGCTCAACGTTGCGCTCAACTACGGGGGACGGGCCGAGATCGTGGACGCAGCCGTACGCCTGGCCCAAGACGTGGCGGCCGGCAAGGTCTCCCCGGAGACGGTCGACGAGGAGAGCTTCTCCCGTTACCTGTACACGGCCGGCCTTCCGGACCCGGACCTCCTGATTCGCACGGGAGGCGAGTATCGCGTCAGCAACTTCATGCTCTGGCAACTGGCCTACTCGGAGCTATGGGTCACACCGGTCTTCTGGCCGGATTTCCGGCGCGTCCACCTGCTGCAGGCCATCGTCGATTACCAGCGACGTCATCGCCGCTTCGGAAAGGTCTAG
- the whiG gene encoding RNA polymerase sigma factor WhiG: protein MATEPEVASLPVSSRLAAVWKEFKEHRSPHLREQLILEYAPLVKHVAGRLAVVLPPYVEFDDLVSYGIFGLVEAVERYDFERGVKFETYAAARIRGAIIDGLRAADWVPRSVRHKARELEKKLAQLESQLGRAASDEEIANALGISMQEYDRLMSELAGAQLVSLDEVWVADPEEESQLKLMETVSDAASPSPAEEAEERDLERMLAQAIDRLPERERLVIALYYKEGLTLKEIGRVLGVTESRVCQIHTKAIVRLRSHLQQAS from the coding sequence GTGGCAACCGAACCGGAGGTCGCGTCTTTGCCCGTCTCCTCCCGGCTGGCCGCCGTGTGGAAGGAGTTCAAGGAGCACCGCTCCCCGCACTTGCGGGAGCAGCTCATCCTGGAGTACGCCCCGCTGGTCAAGCACGTGGCGGGACGCCTGGCGGTGGTGCTGCCCCCTTACGTGGAGTTCGACGACCTGGTCAGTTACGGCATCTTCGGGCTCGTGGAGGCGGTGGAGCGCTACGACTTCGAGCGGGGCGTGAAGTTCGAGACCTATGCGGCGGCCCGGATCCGGGGCGCCATCATCGACGGGTTGCGGGCGGCGGACTGGGTACCCCGGTCAGTGCGGCACAAGGCCCGGGAGCTGGAGAAGAAGCTGGCCCAACTGGAAAGCCAGCTCGGAAGGGCCGCCAGCGACGAAGAGATCGCCAACGCGCTCGGCATCTCGATGCAGGAGTACGACCGGCTGATGAGCGAGCTGGCGGGGGCGCAGCTGGTCTCCCTGGACGAGGTATGGGTGGCCGACCCCGAGGAGGAGAGCCAGCTCAAGCTGATGGAGACCGTCTCCGACGCAGCCTCTCCGAGCCCCGCCGAGGAAGCGGAAGAGCGTGACCTGGAGCGCATGCTGGCGCAAGCCATCGATCGGCTGCCCGAGAGGGAGCGCCTCGTCATCGCCCTCTACTACAAGGAGGGGTTGACGCTCAAGGAGATCGGGCGGGTGCTCGGGGTGACCGAGTCGAGGGTGTGCCAGATCCACACCAAGGCCATCGTGCGCCTTCGCTCGCACCTGCAGCAGGCGAGCTGA
- a CDS encoding M50 family metallopeptidase, protein MTLNGIVAFVLVFGTIVLVHELGHFLVAKAVGVMVRDFSIGFGPALVRWRRRGTYYSLRLLPLGGFVRLEGMENPAESPPGDQGEPPLAPSDPRRFTNRPMWQRVLTIAAGPAMNFVLAGVLLAYFFVPPVVQGIEPGGPAAVAGIEPGDRIVRIGDLRTPTGARVQRAVLTAPEGARLPVWIERDGRIRQVVVEVARQDGRGYIGIRMGGARPWPQALYGGFVQMLDSTGDIVRIIARMLGGREPVQVAGPVGIFSMVQEAAQQGPANLIGLAAILNINLGLINLLPLPVLDGGWLLFMGIEWVRRRPLEPQLQSLAQMVGLMLLIGLMLLATYFDLLRG, encoded by the coding sequence GTGACGCTCAACGGGATCGTAGCCTTCGTTCTCGTCTTCGGTACCATCGTGCTCGTGCACGAATTGGGCCACTTCCTGGTGGCCAAAGCCGTGGGGGTCATGGTCCGCGACTTCTCCATCGGCTTCGGGCCCGCTCTGGTGCGCTGGAGGCGGCGGGGCACGTACTACTCGTTGCGACTGCTGCCGCTGGGGGGCTTCGTGCGCCTCGAGGGCATGGAAAACCCGGCCGAGTCGCCGCCGGGTGACCAGGGCGAGCCGCCGCTGGCGCCGTCCGACCCACGGCGATTCACCAACCGCCCGATGTGGCAGAGGGTGCTCACCATCGCCGCCGGCCCGGCCATGAACTTCGTCCTGGCCGGGGTATTGCTCGCCTACTTCTTCGTGCCGCCCGTCGTCCAGGGGATCGAGCCGGGAGGGCCGGCGGCCGTGGCCGGGATCGAGCCGGGAGATCGGATCGTGCGCATCGGCGACCTCCGCACCCCCACCGGCGCCCGGGTGCAGCGAGCCGTGCTGACCGCTCCCGAGGGCGCCAGGCTCCCGGTCTGGATCGAGCGGGACGGGCGGATCCGTCAGGTCGTGGTCGAGGTGGCCCGGCAAGACGGGCGGGGATACATCGGGATCCGGATGGGAGGGGCCCGCCCGTGGCCCCAGGCGTTGTACGGCGGATTCGTCCAGATGCTGGACTCGACGGGGGACATCGTCCGGATCATCGCCCGGATGCTCGGCGGAAGGGAGCCGGTCCAGGTCGCAGGCCCGGTCGGCATCTTCTCGATGGTCCAGGAGGCGGCCCAGCAAGGCCCGGCCAATCTGATCGGGCTGGCGGCCATCCTCAACATCAACCTCGGCCTCATCAACCTGCTGCCCCTGCCGGTGCTCGACGGCGGGTGGCTCCTGTTCATGGGGATCGAGTGGGTACGGCGCCGGCCCCTGGAGCCGCAGCTGCAGTCGCTGGCCCAGATGGTGGGGCTGATGCTGCTCATCGGATTGATGTTGCTGGCCACGTACTTCGACCTTCTGCGCGGGTAG
- the tsf gene encoding translation elongation factor Ts, which translates to MAEVTTERIRALRERTGAGMMDVKRALEQAGGNEEEAIRILREKGLAQAAKRATRKALEGVIETVVLPERGRAAIIELNCETDFVARTGDFRALARALAEHAAFVGDEVDPRDPSAHADPRGESSVARVDAFLDRPLTGKPGLTARELLTETAARLGEHVRLRRFVTFVAGARMVETYVHGDGRIGVLLEAEVSPQEAADRAEVRAMVRDLAMQVAAFRAEYVDRSQVPEAVKAREREIYRTAALNEGKPERVVDRIVEGRLEKFYQEVCLLDQPYMRDGSVSVSRHLQQASGALGVKVGLRRFARFERAEQLASDDQQE; encoded by the coding sequence GTGGCGGAGGTCACTACGGAACGTATCCGGGCCCTTCGCGAGCGCACGGGGGCCGGGATGATGGACGTGAAACGGGCCCTGGAGCAGGCGGGCGGCAACGAGGAGGAGGCCATCCGCATCCTGCGGGAGAAGGGCCTGGCCCAGGCCGCCAAGCGGGCCACCCGCAAGGCGCTGGAAGGCGTCATCGAGACCGTCGTGCTCCCCGAGCGAGGGAGGGCCGCCATCATCGAGCTCAACTGTGAGACGGACTTCGTGGCCCGCACGGGCGACTTCCGGGCGCTGGCTCGCGCGCTGGCGGAGCACGCGGCCTTCGTGGGCGACGAGGTGGATCCCAGGGACCCATCGGCCCACGCGGATCCCCGGGGCGAGTCCTCCGTGGCGCGGGTGGACGCGTTCCTCGACCGGCCCCTGACCGGCAAGCCGGGGCTCACGGCCCGGGAGCTCCTGACCGAAACGGCCGCCCGGTTGGGCGAGCACGTGCGGCTGCGCCGGTTCGTAACCTTCGTAGCGGGGGCGCGGATGGTCGAGACCTACGTCCATGGGGATGGCCGCATCGGGGTCCTGCTCGAGGCGGAGGTGAGCCCGCAGGAAGCGGCCGACCGGGCCGAGGTGCGGGCCATGGTGCGGGACCTTGCCATGCAGGTGGCGGCGTTCAGGGCCGAGTACGTGGATCGGTCCCAGGTGCCCGAGGCAGTCAAGGCCCGCGAGCGGGAGATCTACCGGACGGCGGCGCTCAACGAAGGCAAGCCCGAACGGGTGGTCGATCGCATCGTCGAGGGCCGGCTCGAAAAGTTCTATCAGGAGGTGTGCCTGCTGGATCAGCCGTACATGAGGGACGGCAGCGTGAGCGTTTCGCGCCACCTCCAGCAGGCGAGCGGCGCCCTGGGGGTCAAGGTCGGCTTGCGGCGGTTCGCCAGGTTCGAGCGGGCCGAGCAGCTCGCTTCCGACGACCAGCAGGAGTAA
- the pyrH gene encoding UMP kinase, whose amino-acid sequence MATPYRRVVLKLSGEALAGNAEFGIDLPTVERLAQAVRTLSQMGIQVAIVVGGGNIWRGSQAAERGMDRSTADYMGMLATTINGLALQEVLERLGVATRVQSAIEMRQVAEPYIRRRAIRHLEKGRVVIFAAGTGNPFFSTDTAAALRAAEIEAEVILMGKRGVDGVYDADPRKHPGAHRFERLTHFELIQRGLDVMDPTAASLCMENRIPIIVFDIGEPDNIVRAATGERVGTTVGGGVSGG is encoded by the coding sequence ATGGCAACCCCATACCGGCGCGTCGTGCTGAAGCTCAGCGGGGAGGCGCTGGCAGGCAACGCGGAGTTCGGCATCGACCTTCCCACCGTGGAGCGCCTGGCGCAGGCCGTGCGTACCCTCAGCCAGATGGGCATCCAGGTCGCCATCGTGGTCGGAGGCGGCAACATCTGGCGAGGGTCGCAGGCGGCGGAGCGGGGGATGGACCGCAGCACCGCAGACTACATGGGCATGCTCGCCACGACCATCAACGGCCTCGCTTTGCAGGAGGTGCTGGAGCGCCTCGGGGTGGCGACCCGGGTCCAGTCGGCCATCGAGATGCGCCAGGTGGCCGAGCCCTATATCCGCAGGCGGGCCATCCGGCATCTGGAGAAGGGCCGGGTGGTCATCTTCGCCGCCGGCACGGGCAACCCGTTCTTTTCGACCGACACCGCGGCCGCCCTGCGCGCGGCGGAGATCGAGGCCGAGGTCATCCTCATGGGCAAGCGCGGCGTGGACGGCGTGTACGACGCCGACCCGCGCAAGCACCCGGGCGCTCACCGCTTCGAGAGGCTCACCCACTTCGAGCTGATCCAGCGGGGGCTGGACGTGATGGATCCCACCGCGGCCTCCTTGTGCATGGAAAACCGGATCCCGATCATCGTCTTCGACATCGGGGAGCCCGACAACATCGTGAGGGCAGCGACCGGAGAACGCGTCGGGACCACTGTGGGCGGGGGTGTTTCGGGTGGCTAA